The following nucleotide sequence is from Channa argus isolate prfri chromosome 9, Channa argus male v1.0, whole genome shotgun sequence.
TTGGGAGGCACTGGAGGACACACTTTTCCACAAATGTCCTGGATGCTACGCTTGATTTGGCAGCTGCGTGTGGCTGCCTTGGTAAGGATACGCTCGATGGCTGTAATCCCGTCGCCATGAGCGTGGCGACCTGTGTCCATATCATCTAGCCAGGATGCCGACAGAGAGTTATGCTTTGATGACAACTTTTGGTGGAGCTTGATGAGGAGGGACAGCATGCTCTCTCGAATCTCAAGGATCTCAGTCACCAACTGGGGTGGCGTGCCTGGTGGGACCCAGCGTGTTGAGGAGCTCTTGGGCCTGACAACCTGGCTTGCTTCGGTGTTGTTGCGGTTGATCATCTCCTGGAATTTCCTCCTGCGCTCTGCCACAAGGCTAAACACCTGAGCTTCACGCAGGTTctgaaaaacagcaattaaatttGTATGCTGAACACTTGAaaacattcttttgtttttatatgggTAAACAAAGTCTTGCAGTGTTAATGCCATTTTTTATGATCTACTCACTGAAATACgaggcacaaaaataaatattgccaCACACATTGAAAATCATTATGCAGCTCCTGAGATATCAACCATCAAAACCAATACAAATACACTTtaataacatataaaaacagaagggaaaaaagaggaaacattGTGACCAACATCTCTTTAGTTTCCACCTGCATCTAGGTGGAGATCTGTCGATAAGTGCAAATACCTTCTCATAAAATGACATCACCATGATGAGAGAGACTTTGAGGAATTGGAGAGTTGCTTCTTTGCCATAGTTAGGCAGGTAcaatacacataaaaaataaaatgcacaaaaaaaagttcagcttaCAAATCACATATACCTTTGCTGACAGCCCGCAGAACAGCCATATTCCTGGGGAAAATTCAAATCATCCTCGTATAAAAGGCACACAAACCAGCTGAAGGATTGCCCTGACCTGACCTGACAAAAAAGACCTGAGCTGCActgttaaataaacatacatCATATGGCCCAGTCAAGGCAACATCAATCATCCCGACATGCGGTTAAAAAGCATTTAACCAAAGCGGCATAACACACGTAATTAGTTTTAGCAGTCAAGAGGGAGGGAAAGTGCTGAAGCACAGCATTGAACACACACCATAACACATCAAGGCAGacctccttttaaaaaaatcaagataGACACGTGCAATGAAATTCTTTCAGAAGATAAAAAGCAGACAAATACAGTCAGTGGCATCAAAGCCATCagcttttttataaaaatgggTGCAGAAAGCTACCTCTCTCCAATTCCCTGTAAGGCGTCTGGAGTTCTGtggaatgggtgaatgaaaatcAACAATAATAATGGTGATATGAAAGAAGCACATGAAGGTATAAAGCATGTAAGACGACAAACATTTTAGCTTAAAGAACGTAAGTCCACCTTGTTTGTGCTGTGACCTTcaatttcaacacctgcaaagtCTGACAGATTTCATATAAAGAATTGTGTCTATACACGGTCAGCAAccttgttttgaatatttttgggAAAACACCTATTTTTCCTGATGACCTCTAAAGCTCTTTAACACttttttgtaattctttttgtttaatctgcacaaaaaaagtatttaaaacatgtttatttatactACAAAATTGTGACTGTAGTTTCCACTGGTTGCCTCGCAATTTAAGGCTGATGAAAGGAACATGGCTTTGGTTGTGCAGGTTTGTCACTTGTTACATAGCAGCTTTTTATATTTGAACTGAACCACTGCAAATGgtgtaaaatgtttgtacatCTATATTGTTTACAATGCCAcggtttatttgtttattttgctaTTCATACCAAATTGTGGAAGCTGTGCTTGAAGAGCACTGCTGAAGACAAGGAACAAGGCTACCAGTACTACAGACCTAGCATGCTCTGCACTTATTGAGTGTTTATAGCTCATCAATTTAAAGTATCTACTGCCTATATATACAATCATATAAATAGTACCACTGCTGTGCTATTGGAGTGAGTTTTATTCCAGATTAATTCAAACCATTCAAACTAATCATCACCCTTAGACCTTGGGTCTCCGGAGAAAAATATCTTGGTCTTGAGAATTTGAGATGGCTAGCTTCATTACCCACTGACTTAATTCATTGCTTTTTGTACCAGTGGGTAGCACcctgataaaaacaaagtcagaggGTTCAGAGAGTACAGAGATTACAGTCACTTTACCTGGCCATAGGAGGAAGCTTCAGTGCTGGTGCTGGGAGGGGCTTCTCTCTTCGCTTCAGGGGCTGTCTCAGGAACCCTCACTCTCACAAAGTTGATGACATGGTGCAGATTGGAGAGGAGGTTGGTGCCAGGGAACCAGCTGTCATGGCAGTGTTCCTCAATGCAAGGCTCCTGGAAAGGCAAGATACCAACATTGTTAGACACTGTTTTTAACACGTTCAACACATTAAGGAGACTGGTTGCAGTTCACAGCCCCTGTATATCACCTCATCCTCCTTGTTGTCTTCAACTTGGTTGTCCAAACCCAGCTCAATCAGGTACAGCACCATGCATAGCACATGCTCAGACATGTTCTGATGATCCATCCATATCTAGAAAACATTGAACTATTAGTttacaagtaaaacatttatagTTATATCACCATTTTGCAATTAATAATGTCTTTTAATTGTAATGGTTCAGAGAACAATGCATTTTGTTAGTAACTCAGTATACTTAATCTCTTGTAATATGTCCGCATCAATTAATTTCTATGCCATATTATGGCAAACAGAAGTGCTTCTGATTTAGCTCAAAGTttacactgaaatgaaaagaccGCAAACTATTAtatcacacaaacagacagtgaaatGTTCACCTTATAAAGGAGCGTGAATATCACTATGTGCAGGGTCTTGCAGTGCAGCAGCCTGATTAGACCTTTGTAACAAAAGTGCAGAGGGGTTCGCTCCTTGTAGGGTGGCCAAGGATTGCCAGTATGCATTCCAGACTGTTTCAAACTAGGTATCattataaacaaaagaaaaagaaagcacatAACACAGTAATTATTACACCTATAAGGAGGTGTTTTAGTTTataaatttacacatttttttacacattgttacgcctgaaaataagaaaaaagttttatcaAGTCACACCTAATATTGTTATGAGTTCACTGTACATTAGATTTGTGTTTCATTCGTTGCAACAGTAGAGCCATTAGGCAGCCATTGTTTACTCTATTAGTGATGATGGGGATCATGTTACATAAAACCAAGGCCAGCTTGACAGGCAATCTATCATATCCAAACAGTGTGAATGAGCAACATGTGGCTGGTATTATATTCAGATGGTGGCAATTGTTACTTCAGTGTGTCTCAAGGAGAAAAACTGCTTGACCCTGTCTGgtttggaaaaacaaagactGGTCAAGAAAAGGGTAAGCTGCAAATGAAAGAAGTAAAATTAACTACACAAGAGATCTATCTACACTTTCAATTACAGTTAATCCAAAAACGGCCTAACACTCATTATAACAACCTTATTAtcacaaccatttcaagcagcATCCAATGCACCCACTGAGGGATCCTTTCGGTATAATTAGCATCTTCACAAGTTCTAACCTCTTAAAGATCATTATTTTCAGGCTATCTCCTTTACCTTCAccaatgtgtttgttttaaaagaggTCTATTTCACTATCAAACAAGAAAGATTTCCTCAATTCCATTACAATTTAGCctgaaatattgatttttctTGGCAGCTATCTAATTGCAACCAACAGAAGCGCAGAGTAGACCTGACCTTTCTGTCTCGAGCAGGTAAGCGTGTTGACCCTATGACACTAAAAGACGCATGACACCGACTGGCTTTGTCAGGGATGGCAGAACATGAAAATGttagaacaaaacaataaaatactgaaagtggtaaatgcagaaaaaaaattatattatgtgATAGAAAGGCAcaggtattttaaaaataaaaaacagtgctAATTAAAAACCCTAAGTTATATAAATAAACCATTTCTTTTGATGAAATCACAGCAACAGTTAACTTACAATGCTGAGTATCTGTCCATAGCTGACTGGACATCACGCCGATAGACTGTTCTGAGAACGACCATGATGGGGTCAAATTCTTTCTCCCACACCTCCGCTAGTtgagaaaaagtacagaaatgcTTTATAACCTCAGGTGCAAAGTGACTTTGATTCTCTTTCTTCTTAAGTTCCCCTTCTCTGTTTAAGTGGTGCAAGTCTGCCCCCAAGTGGTAAGCTAAGGACTAATGCTCAGGTGTTTCAGTCTGGCAATCCATTTCACTAATTTCTACTCACAAATTATAAACTAAGAATGTGAACTAATTTTACCAGAATAAATAAACTATAGTTATTTTCTTACTAGAGCACAATTAAAGCTTCTATACACAAAACCTGGTAATATGTTAATTagtaggcttttttttttttttaaatacagttggTTCGTTGAGTTTTGTTGAATTAATACGTTTTTTGGGAATTGGCCCTTTGTACACcttgaaattgattttaaaaaagaagcactGATGTGAATGGAGTCAAGACTTTAACTGAACGGGTTTCATTTAAGTGAGCCATTGGCCAAACAGGACTTAAATCCATTTTGGTAGAACAATGGACCAATGGAACATACGGCTGACAAGCAATTGCAAGGCAAGGTGTGGCCTGTTTAACTAAAATGGATGATCACAGAATTCTTTCAGTGGTTAAAGGGCTCTTCTTCACAACATCTACTCAGGTCAAGAAAACTGATAGGAAGCATATTCATTTAGATGGACAAAAAGCCGAAACATACAGGGAAAGCTACTTAAGGGtttctaaagaaaacaaaatgggatATTGTTTACAGGACATGGCAGTCACCTGGGCTCAACCCAATAGAGCTTAGTTTTCACTTACTGAAGACAAGATGGAAGGCAGAAAGAGCCATAAACAAGCAATAGCTGTCAATGAGTTTCACACTTCAATTATTCCctgcaaaggtttttttttaatccaagtattataaaaaaaaccttatgtttttaatcattttagttTAAGTCAATATTTGAGTCTCAAAAGATTGCTGTAATTGGTAAATAGTGTTTTAGTTCCAATTTAATGTGGTGGTGCacagaggccaaatgccaaaaaaaacttATAATTTTCCCAATAATTATGTACAtgactgtatttaaaacaaacagaaaatgtatttattatgtaaatattaaaattgcaGCCATGTGATTTGTTTATTACATAATCCACTGTACCAAAAATgttctaaaacatttacagtatgtgtattcACAGATTTTTGCTTTTCCCGACAAACTGGAATACACAATTCCCTGCATATTTCAGTCATTGTTAATCCCAGTGTTGGCCAGCGGGGGGAAGCAGTTAGACCTCGACCTCTCATCTGTGCCCCAGTTGCAAATGACACACAGAAGACATATAGCAATCAGCAATcttgcaaacatttacattttgtttaaatacaataaacttTGGATTTAAACCCAAGCTTTTTCCTGGGGCATGCTCAGACTTGAAGTCTGTGATACACCATGCcaatttttatattacatttatttagacAGGTCACTGCTAATTCAGGCATTGTGGCACAGGCGTTCCACCACAATTTGAAATGCCAAATATCTGCCTTGCCCAGTATCTGTAGTGGAATGTACTTCAGGTCTGGCAGCTCTTTACTGACTCAATTCAAGTCATATAAAAGCTAAATGCTttagagtattttttttaaatcattcattcAGAAAAGAATTTTGTCACAGGCCTCTGACCCTAATTACTAATAACACCTGAAAGTCATCAAATTACTTTTGATTTCCATGTTGAAAGGAAAGTACTCTTTTACTTTAGTTCAACACACAGAATActagaaatgtacttttaattGCACGGTGCTTCCATGACAattttcattcatccatccattatctgtaactacttattctgttcagggtcatggggggctggagcccatcccagctgtcataggccGAGAGACATGGTACACCTTTGACAGGTCGCCAATCTTtcacagggccaacacagagaggacATACACAGACTaccgttcacactcacattcaaacctaCAGGCAAATTAAGAGTCCTGTGGATAACACACAAGCATTACACAGAAagctgcaaccttctagctgttaGGTGgaagcactaaccactccaccattgTGCTGCATTTCCACCACAATTTGAAATGCCTAATATCTGCATTGTGAGATTTCTCACAACATATGTTCAAACAGTTCACCTGCTACTAGTAGCAGTGGTTGGTTTGTAAAGAATCAAAGTGATCAGAAGCATCCTACCTTTGGGTGTGTACATGCCCTGTTGCATGGAGCCTCCAGGTTCAAACACTGGTGCTTTGAAGTCTGCCACAGCAGAGAGCATCTCCTCAAAACTGCAACTTCCTGGTACAATTCCACTCTTGGGGTTAGGATTCTCAGGAATCTAAGAAAACATTCTTAAGGAAAAAGCTTGCCCTGTATGAATTGTACTATAGttgctgcttgtgtttttataaagtgTGAAGGATACTAGGTCTAAGAGTGCACTGTGTGTACGGTCATTCATACACAGCTGCGAAACCATCTCAGCTCGTAGGATCTCATCATCTGTCATCCCTGTTAGAGAGAGTAGCAAAAGCTTAAGGCAAATtgacaattaaaatgtttttaactttagtggttgaacaaatgaaagaaacatcTGCCAAAAAGCACTATACTGCAGAAAGCCCAGATATCATTAAGTGTGGTTAAAAGGTTTACAGCTGGGAGGACTATAACTTTCTTTAAATACCAGTCTAAAGTGGTGGTGTTGCTTTTGGTTAAGAGTTTTTACTAGAAAAAACACTGCTACCACATAGAAACAATTTTTGGCACCGACAGcagtatttaaagttgaaagACACCTCTTACTTCATACATTCTTAGGTACATATTTTACTACTAAGGTGCAGAGACCAATAACACctgcagcatgttttcattgtcctgtcatcaatttaaatcatagcaatcaaaaacaaaagtggtAAATATGAGAGCACTCTAGTATATTCTTTGTGTGGGAATCACTGGAGTTTAAGATCCTATTTTATTTGATGATATTCTAAGCTGTCTgttcatttatattaaaaaggcTGTGTGCATCCTCTAATGCACCACTTACCTAAGTGGATGCGAAGGCTCGTCAGTATGACAAGGAAGGTCAGTGCACCTTCTAGCATTGGTCTCTCTTGCTCAGAGTCTAACACCGCATTCTGATGCTGGGATGCCATGGTCAACAAGTCTACCACTTTAAATCTGACCGAAGACAAATTGGCACAATGTCATTAAACCGGGTGCAATTATGCAGTAGCAAGaaagttgtgtgtatgtgacagtTTACCTTTCAAAAACACTTGAGATGAAGTAGTCAGGATCTAGTCTTGATGCACAAACCtgtaaaagaaggaaaagattAGAATAAAAATGCTAACAAAAAATTATATCAAAATTGAGCAGTATATGACCCAGAAATCCTAACCTGGAGCAGATAGATGTCTGGGTCTATCATAGAGTTGCAGAAGTGTGACTGCACATAAGTCATAGCCTGTCCTTTGATCTGCAGGCCATTCCTCACCCACATGTTGCTGTGGATCTCTGAGAGGCATGCCTACAACCGCACAATGCAATTTGTTAATTAACACAAGGCTGCAGGGATATGCTGGTAAATACAAACCACACACAGATCTAATTATGGATCTCAAACAATACCTGGATTTGGAGTGGATGCACCATGATCTTCATCAGCATCTCTTGGTCAGGCAGGAGGCTATCCAAGTCCAGACCTTGGCACTTCACACCCTAAAAATTTCCAAACAAACCAtagactttaaaaacatttagaaaaaaaaaacatttagaaaaaaaacccaaaacacacaaatacactgagTCATGTTCTAAGAGATGAGTGCTTGTGACAAACCTTGCTAAGGAACATGGCATAGTAGCGATGCAGTGGCAGGTGAAATGTCACCTGATTTGGAGCAGGCTATAAGAGATTTATAAGAGTCATGAGAAAGCAGGGAGAAACAGACAGCTAGTAGACACAGTAGTTGGCTATTTAAATGTACCTCATCAATGAAGCCAATGGCATCGAACCAGATCTGAAGGGTCTCCAAGCAGTAGCGCACTACAGTTTTAGTGTATTCCTGTGTCTCCTATAAATAGTCCATGTTTAGTACAAATACTTCAAATACATGCAGCGCAGGAGCATGATGCCGTATGTTTCATTAAGCCTTCAAAATCATCAGGATAGCACACtggagttgtgtgtgtgagttttgcAAGTGTAAAGGCAGGACCTACTTTTACTTTGCAGTGCGTTAAGAGACCCCACATTGGTTGTGCACAGGCCTCAAGTTCTGCTGCAAACGCTGCATAGTATGTCTGGGACTCAAATTCCACATGTTCATTCAACTCCCTCTTATTCAGGTTCATACCtatcacagcaaaaaaaaaaaagagtttataatgttaatgttataaTGGCTTAATTCTAATATTGGCAATCTactaaaaaacacatacagtggtattgatttaaaaaaagtaaacaaatataCATAATTATATCTACATAGAAAAGATATGTACACCTCCATACCCCTTAATTTTGTGGGCATAAGAATATCTATCAAAAATCTGAATTGAATACAGTAATGCAGGAGCTATGAATACAATGTTGACACATAACCTCTGAGGATACTCAAGCCCACTGTGCATGGATGAGTGTTATTTTTAGGGTTGCAGTAGAGTGGCAAATGAGCAGCACCAATGATTATTCTAATTTCTAACAGTCATAAATaccacaacatttttttatttaccatcatTTGACAAATGGGCTCTGCCATTGTATTCTACCATCTATTGTTTGTCTTTATGACTAATAAGTATGACTTACCTTggaaaaatgacacaaagctCATCCATAGCATCAGCAATGAATGATCCTCCAGAAACTTTTTCGCCACACTTTGGTGTGATAGGATGTTGATAAAATCACTAACTAATGGCCAGTAAGTGTTGTTTTTCAACAGTGCCTCACTGCAATTTACCACAACATGGCGACTGTTCTCAtcatctaaaaagaaaaaaggaggaaataaattgtttttgttgtagtgtttttttaaaagcaacaacaccaaaaaaatcaaaaagagaaaaaaaagaaagacatgagAGAGTGTACTCTCAAGTTACACAATACCAAAAACGCAACAATGTTgtcagtagaaaaaaaaaaaaaaaaaactggactgaaatttttaaaacttaagcCTATTACACTCAGAGCCTGCACCAAAGCCAGAGAGGTGAAACATCTTTGCATATTTGTCTGCACAAAGactgattaaaaatataaagcaaataaacagctgaattttgttcattttgcatctgcaaaatgcagtttttccttTATGGACAACTTACCTTGAAGTTCACTTTTAATAAGGCAACTCTCCATCATGTAAAGGAGGACTGTGACCATGATGTCCAGCAGCTGACACTCCTCCGTCATATGTCGAGCCAGCTCCTCATTACTGAACAACTGCACACTAATATGTACAATGCGATTGGACATGGTATCCGACTCGTGGCTTTTCATCAGTGTTTTCATGATAAATGCGTAGTGCtgcacaaatgtttttgtaaaggtGATCTGACAGAGGAAGGGAAAAACCACCAACATAATTTAAGCTTACTGTCCTTACCAATTGAATTTTCTATccaaatattacagtaaatattacagTACATATAAAAGGTAACTTTAGTTAACTGACAGATTATGCTACAATAATGCaagtaaattaaatttcaaCCAAAAATGCATCTAAAAGCGAAAGCAGAATGTTGCAAATTTGAAATACTAGGTCAAAGACCAACCTTGTAATCTTGATCTGGCAACATGTTTAGTAAGAACGTGACCATCTTCTGGggaaattcatattttattgtccAAAACAGCAACTCCTCCAGAAAGCATTTATGCTTTAGAGACTCAATAATGCATGGGTctgagaacagaaaagaaaggtAGTAAAATAAGCAGTTCACGTAACAAATATAGATGAATTACAAGTTTAATATGTCTACCTTTGGTACTGCTACTCAGCTTAACCCTCTTCCTCTGACCAACAGATTGCCCTGCATCCTGGTCCTCCTGGAGGGAAGAAACAAATCATTAATTAGTTGGAGGTCTGCAAAGAGCAACAGTAACTATCAATTAGTTCACATCAATTTAAAAGACCCAGATTGTGGTAACCTGCAATAGATCAAAAAATACtcctgtattaaaaaaaacttataaaTATGGTTCTGAAGCTTAAACTTAAATAgttacattgttttttctgaatttgATTTTTTACACAAACCTCTTTACTAGAATCATCTGGGCTCCCGGGTACAGAGGTTCCTACGATACAAACAAAGACAGTCAAtgagataaaatgttttgtttttaataccgATTAAAACAGTAAGTTATGAAtccaattttaaaatttatttttttttaatcttaaagaTTATAATAGATGAACATGTATCTGAACATAGTATCAGGTGTATTATGTGTAGAAAAAGCAGTTACCACAAATTTATAAAACTGTCGGCTTTGAAAACATGCACTTAAAAGCCAACTGTTGGATTGTTTCCTGATTTATTTAACACTAAGCGTAAATTAATATGCTCAGTGTTGTGCATGTAGGAACTACAAGAGTGGTGCTTATTTACCGTTCTCATTGTCTGGTGAACAGTGAACTGAAAGTATAATTTTGAAACTTAAGAAGATGAATGTAAGCATCATTCACGTGCAGCCTGAAAGTGAGTGGCACTTGATATACGTCTTTACACTTCAAGGTGCCAGCTCTTCGTCTTTGCTATTGTTCACAGGTGTATTTGTGAGGTGTTGAAGACCATACAGAGTTACAGTTAACCCTCCACAAAACAGGTAAGTACTtgccacaaaagaaaaaacccaacaaaaacaatactTGCATATGTCGGGCTGtgtgcacttaaaaaaaaagcacagatttcAAAAAAGCTTTCAAATCCATTTTCAAAGGCCAACAGATGGTTAATGAAAATATAAGCTTAACCTTTTTATACCAAGTTTTGTGGTTATCTCACCTAGTAGAACCATTGCTCCTGCACCTCCTTCAGCACCAATAGTAACATCAGGAGTAGCACCCTGGGCTTtcccctccacacacaccagACCTGAATTCTTCAATGCTGACAGATACTTATCATAGTTCTTTTTAGCATACAAATTCTCTTCTTGGCCTGcaatagtaaaacaaaatactgcacATTATAACAACAATTTCTGTAATGTTGAAATACCATGATAAGTTAAACAAGAGAACAGGATGCAATATTCAGCTACAGAAAAGCTTAGCTAAGATGAAGATTCAGGCAAGTGGGTGTCCCTTTCTTTATGTTAAGAGAAATagaaatttcaatattttattaaacatatttatcttaatttaaatacatttatttattttatggatCAAGCACAATCTGCCTTTTCCTTACGAGTAGTAGTATGAATAAATGTACTAAAACAGACAAGGATAAAGACACAGCAGAATAGTAACATCAGGAACTTTGAGGTAACAATTCTTGACAATTATCAAAGCACTTAACAGTAGCACGCTACCACTAGCTCTAGCGTAGATATTTACCCATGCTCAACTCCTTGAATGTCTGCTGATTGGTCAAGATCTTTGTAAGTACAGTCCTCATTGCTCCTCCCATTTTTGTGAGCTCCTCAAGGAAGGAGATCTGAGgctccagctgctgcaggactTTCTGTAAATCTCTCTCAGTTGAGGTGTCTGGTGATGCAAGATGAAAGATATGAGCCATGGACATAAACAATTCTGTAAACCGTATTACAACACTGGCATACAGCttacacagcagacacacatttcaaatgcaACAACAGAGCCACAcagtttacaaaatgttaaaaatcagtgacagaaaaaaacataacttcCTACTTTTATTACCAGCTTTCTGAAGGTCACAAACAAATTTAAGCCATTTTCATAGTTACGGCTTTGTTTACACCACACAGTTCATTATCtaatttctttgtaaataaaAGCCTGTTTCCATCAATGTTTTCACCTAGTTCAATGTATCCTTCCCTCAGATACTGTATGATACTCAGGATAAAGCGAGGGAGAACCATCTCAGACATCAAGAGAAGGTCTCGAGGTATTGAGGGGACATTTTCACCTGTTCTCAACCGATGCCGTCTGCAAAAcctgtcaaaaaataaataaacattgatGTTGTAGGCATCTCACAGACATCAAAACagccctttctctctcctttctctccaaTAGGTAAAAGTACAGAAGAAGCAAAATTGCACTTGAAGTCCCCTTAACCTTTTTCACCAATGGAAGTTGAGTTTAAGTGTAGATTTAGTTTATAGACTACATAAAAAGGTAGAAACATGAATATGGGGTTAGGTTGAATTTAGGAGAGCATTTCAGGATAACAACCTGGGAAGTATTTTTAATCTTTGCCCATACATACAGAGTAGTTTATTACAACACTACAACTAATGTATGTCTTATTTATATTGCTCATGACTCCATTTGATATGAATAAGCTAGTTGCAAagacacaattaaaaataagtaTCAAAACAAAGCTGTTAAGTGGACCACTGTCATAGTGTGAGCAGCTAATAAAGCAGCTTTACtctgaaataaatcagaaaGAAATTTGTCTCCAAATGTGTAAtactacaatttaaaaaggaaaatagcCCTATTATCAAGAGAGAATCACGCACCAAACATAATTAGACAGTATGATATAGTGGACAATAActagtttttattacattaaaaactaaacacaaccCCAAAATACAGCTAGATTGCCCGATTCCGTTTAAGTATTACCACAGTGCTACATGCAGTTACAGCATGGATAAGAATTGTTGTTTTGGTTAGCAAGGTTAGCTTCTAGCTAACAATCTGAGTTGAGGTGCTGGTGTAAATCGACAGTTTTCAGAAATTGCAAGAGCGTCGTAATAGTCTAAGCTGATGCTGACTGACAGCAGTTCGTAATGTCTCCGAGAAACTTATCTGGAACGGACACCTACACTGATCAGGAAGCTTGCTTTGCTAAGTTGGCTCTTATTTAACCAAGACCTGTCAAAACGATACTGGTAAACCCGTCAGTTAGCATAGCCACCGCAGCTAACAACTAGTTAACGTTAGATTTACATAGCCCCAGCTTGTGCCTACAATGTAATGC
It contains:
- the ubr3 gene encoding E3 ubiquitin-protein ligase ubr3 isoform X4, with protein sequence MMAASLLRRDKKATAAHLKADLNRTDNSSGVRQLQELLEAVLNPEKPATDTEALDWCKCLIAGGQGFEEFCKTVRSYDNATLCGLVWTANFVAYRCRTCGISPCMSLCAECFNNGDHTGHDFNMFRSQAGGACDCGDSNVMRESGFCRRHRLRTGENVPSIPRDLLLMSEMVLPRFILSIIQYLREGYIELDTSTERDLQKVLQQLEPQISFLEELTKMGGAMRTVLTKILTNQQTFKELSMGQEENLYAKKNYDKYLSALKNSGLVCVEGKAQGATPDVTIGAEGGAGAMVLLGTSVPGSPDDSSKEEDQDAGQSVGQRKRVKLSSSTKDPCIIESLKHKCFLEELLFWTIKYEFPQKMVTFLLNMLPDQDYKITFTKTFVQHYAFIMKTLMKSHESDTMSNRIVHISVQLFSNEELARHMTEECQLLDIMVTVLLYMMESCLIKSELQDDENSRHVVVNCSEALLKNNTYWPLVSDFINILSHQSVAKKFLEDHSLLMLWMSFVSFFQGMNLNKRELNEHVEFESQTYYAAFAAELEACAQPMWGLLTHCKVKETQEYTKTVVRYCLETLQIWFDAIGFIDEPAPNQVTFHLPLHRYYAMFLSKGVKCQGLDLDSLLPDQEMLMKIMVHPLQIQACLSEIHSNMWVRNGLQIKGQAMTYVQSHFCNSMIDPDIYLLQVCASRLDPDYFISSVFERFKVVDLLTMASQHQNAVLDSEQERPMLEGALTFLVILTSLRIHLGMTDDEILRAEMVSQLCMNDRTHSALLDLIPENPNPKSGIVPGSCSFEEMLSAVADFKAPVFEPGGSMQQGMYTPKAEVWEKEFDPIMVVLRTVYRRDVQSAMDRYSAFLKQSGMHTGNPWPPYKERTPLHFCYKGLIRLLHCKTLHIVIFTLLYKIWMDHQNMSEHVLCMVLYLIELGLDNQVEDNKEDEEPCIEEHCHDSWFPGTNLLSNLHHVINFVRVRVPETAPEAKREAPPSTSTEASSYGQNLREAQVFSLVAERRRKFQEMINRNNTEASQVVRPKSSSTRWVPPGTPPQLVTEILEIRESMLSLLIKLHQKLSSKHNSLSASWLDDMDTGRHAHGDGITAIERILTKAATRSCQIKRSIQDICGKVCPPVPPKKNSPTDKKAMDKEERRQRARERQQKLLAEFASRQKSFMETAMDVEPLDTEAAMDLGASDVMESEVLYDCVICGQSGPSTEDRPIGLVVLLQASSVLGHRCKSNEAKKLPTSDDEHIYPADTCGVAHDVRLMLMQRFFKDSSCLQSVSIGWDGGVYVQTCGHTLHIDCHKSYMESLRNDQVLQGFSVDKGEFTCPLCRQFANSVLPCRPGRGTEAGTWHAPTNKKTRVLIKEVEDLQEKLGLFPTESNLSKEMELVIKDIKNTTQKKYMDYGKNPGSPDNDFLFMYSVARTNLELELVHRGGNLCSGGASAAAKRSCLNQLFHVLAMHMRLYSIDSAYNPWTKLTQITQGREADSFDEERPEVPMLFRDVPSLLIIFVLTMPQPLRKEHFTCVVKMLYNLQFTQALAALSAKFSPEERQACRTSGALMKNTANADKSVEALLSHVISELSKDKTVYKVNTEETSMLSSSVWSPQSIEFSLQQFCLPFLRLSCLLQHHLYGDSLTGCLEEEEFSCLAVCLGLLPYTPQPPNTVDSASCLEWVVSAFDLVTQFCAEVTGLSQLQAEQSLTLLVQDPLWKAPRLLQLPDNYNIIFQYYHRKACTACKKVPKDPALCLVCGAFVCLKGVCCKQQGICECVLHSQHCGAATGIFLLINASVIIIIRGHRFCLWGSVYLDAHGEEDRDLRRGKPLFLCEERYRVLEQQWVSHTFDHINKRWGPHYNGL